A window of Gasterosteus aculeatus chromosome 9, fGasAcu3.hap1.1, whole genome shotgun sequence contains these coding sequences:
- the LOC120824814 gene encoding myeloid-associated differentiation marker-like protein 2 yields the protein MDSQGGPYLNTRALCSPLGAARLCQLAMGCAVIAMVTHSAGYSGSHGVFCMAAWCFCFAMTVVVFFLDATRLYSCLPISWDNLTVTCAAFATLMYVTASVVYPLFFVRSECPYAGCEVRNFRIAVTVCSILGALAYGAEVALCRARPGQAVVGYMATVSGLLKVVQGFVACIVFGAVANGSEFSRHGATIFCVAVYAFCFALTALVVVMTVCGRTKAVRCLPFDRFVVVCTLLQVLLYLSASVVWPVFCFDAKYGSPWRPSLCPQGRCPWDSKLVVAVFSFVNFGLYVADLVYSQRIRFVSSHASRA from the exons ATGGATTCACAGGGCGGTCCGTACCTCAACACGAGGGCCCTCTGCTCACCCCTGGGTGCCGCCCGCCTCTGTCAGCTAGCCATGGGCTGTGCAGTGATCGCCATGGTAACCCACAGCGCGGGCTACAGCGGCTCGCATGGCGTGTTCTGTATGGCGGCGTGGTGCTTCTGCTTTGCCATGACGGTGGTGGTGTTTTTCCTGGACGCCACTCGTCTCTACAGCTGCCTCCCTATTTCCTGGGACAACCTCACCGTCACGTGCGCTGCCTTCGCGACGCTCAT gtaCGTGACAGCCTCTGTGGTCTACCCGCTCTTCTTTGTCCGCTCTGAGTGCCCCTACGCCGGCTGTGAAGTCCGAAATTTCCGCATTGCTGTGACCGTGTGCTCCATCCTGGGTGCTCTGGCCTACGGGGCCGAAGTGGCCTTGTGCCGAGCCAGGCCGGGCCAGGCTGTGGTGGGCTACATGGCCACCGTGTCAGGCCTCCTCAAGGTCGTCCAGGGCTTCGTGGCCTGCATCGTCTTTGGCGCCGTGGCCAACGGGAGCGAGTTCTCCCGTCACGGCGCGACGATCTTCTGCGTCGCCGTGTACGCCTTCTGCTTCGCTCTGACCGCGCTGGTGGTCGTCATGACGGTGTGCGGGCGGACGAAGGCCGTGCGCTGCTTGCCCTTTGACCGCTTTGTGGTTGTGTGCACCCTCCTGCAGGTCCTGCTCTACCTGAGCGCGTCGGTGGTGTGGCCGGTGTTCTGCTTCGACGCAAAGTACGGCTCCCCGTGGAGGCCGTCGTTGTGCCCTCAGGGGAGGTGTCCATGGGACAGCAAGCTGGTGGTGGCTGTGTTCTCCTTCGTCAACTTTGGACTGTATGTGGCGGACCTGGTCTACTCTCAGAGGATTAGATTTGTCTCTTCCCATGCCTCGCGGGCCTAG
- the pycr1b gene encoding pyrroline-5-carboxylate reductase 1b, producing MSVGFIGAGQLAHALVKGFMAAGVIATHRITASSPDSELLTVSGLRKMGVNMTTSNKEAVNKSDVLFLAVKPHIIPFVLDEIGPDIEDRHLIVSCAAGVTISSIEKKLLQYRPAPKVMRCMTNTPVVVREGATVYATGTHARVEDGKLLEQLMGSVGFCTEVEEDLIDAVTGLSGSGPAYAFTALDALADGGVKMGLPRRLAVRLGAQALLGAAKMLLDSEQHPGQLKDNVCSPGGATIHALHVLESGGFRSLLINAVEASCIRTRELQYLADQERISPAAIKKTTLDKVLQQPGVEVSGVANGNGRSGLSLFNSRGPSIKKKN from the exons ATGAGTGTTGGATTCATTGGCGCGGGCCAGCTGGCTCATGCACTGGTGAAAGGGTTCATGGCTGCAG GTGTGATCGCTACTCACAGGATAACAGCCAGTTCCCCAGACTCTGAGTTGCTAACAGTGTCAGGGTTGAGG AAAATGGGCGTTAACATGACGACGAGCAACAAAGAGGCGGTCAATAAGAGTGATGTGTTATTCCTGGCCGTGAAACCCCACATCATCCCCTTTGTTTTGGATGAAATTGGGCCGGACATCGAGGACCGTCACCTCATAGTCTCCTGTGCAGCAGGCGTGACAATCAGCTCCATAGAGAAG AAGCTGCTTCAGTACCGTCCAGCTCCTAAAGTCATGAGGTGTATGACAAACACCCCCGTGGTGGTGAGAGAGGGAGCTACGGTGTACGCTACTGGGACACATGCTCGG GTGGAGGACGGCAAGTTGCTGGAGCAGCTGATGGGCAGTGTAGGTTTCTGtacggaggtggaggaggacctcATCGATGCTGTCACTGGGCTGAGTGGCAGTGGACCAGCATAC gCATTCACAGCCCTGGATGCTCTTGCTGACGGAGGAGTGAAGATGGGTCTCCCCAGAAGATTGGCTGTCAGACTTGGAGCTCAGGCCCTATTG GGAGCAGCTAAGATGCTGCTGGACTCGGAGCAGCACCCCGGCCAGCTAAAGGACAACGTGTGCTCCCCAGGGGGCGCCACCATCCACGCCCTGCACGTCCTCGAGAGCGGCGGCTTCCGCAGCCTGCTGATCAATGCAGTGGAGGCTTCGTGCATTAGAACACG GGAGCTGCAGTATCTGGCAGACCAGGAGCGCATCTCCCCAGCAGCCATTAAGAAGACCACGCTGGACAAGGTGCTCCAGCAGCCCGGAGTCGAAGTCAGCGGCGTGGCTAATGGGAACGGCAGATCGGGGCTCAGCCTGTTTAACAGCCGCGGTCCCAGTATCAAGAAGAAGAACTGA